A region of Necator americanus strain Aroian chromosome I, whole genome shotgun sequence DNA encodes the following proteins:
- a CDS encoding hypothetical protein (NECATOR_CHRI.G396.T1), which produces MLLLTFLLLVLFTGPTPTLAAECDLIEEAISLQCLSPLVEYATIDRYVLHPPLSDVDNLCNQYKEYKVCTIGIDPNCRKSRAPNIERMYEGMCEESFRSVVREEVQCLSNLERDQKLRECFVNRTNTLRDEDPAVPPKADVSYSSYECLITQTYVDCLLERKDKSCKEAIKLEMAMLSMLSSRNDSQCVLHTTSTKKRPVQTEVPLEECDKRGNCKCRLNGYVYDSDTKKCIDINECDTLEPGCSQKCVNHPGTYECICDPSFFRLDTDNKTCIRNDKDPMWLFFAHGQSIWNISLSGGSFELQKAGLQKTAVLDIDVVERRIYYADVGANSIERLNLDGTFPHVLQKYEVDGLEGIAVDWIGRNLYSLRRTDILVQTLEGHHRRALYKGVMRLPRAIAVHPAKGMMFVSDWSSYAFIAAASMDGSSFMKIITDRITWPNAIAVDVYSDKVYWADAYNDVIEVANLDGSGRRAIISDSGTVPHVFALAVADDLLYWSDWTYRGLLRANKLNGENVTVVAQTALLPYGLKVFHTSLQPRFPTLCDTLGCEQLCLLGPERTAKCSCGDGYELHGNGKNCTSNCDEKHFECGGTEAKCISKFYTCDGVPHCSNQADEMNCPPRICLPGQFQCHDNKKCVAPGGLCDGVEDCWDASDEKFCPSGFRSNSSHLNLNALVEK; this is translated from the exons ATGCTGTTGCTTACGTTTCTGCTGCTCGTCTTATTTACAG GTCCCACGCCTACATTGGCTGCCGAATGTGATCTCATCGAAGAAGCGATTTCTCTGCAATGTCTTTCCCCATTGGTGGAGTATGCGACTATTGATCGATACGTTCTGCATCCTCCTCTGAGTGACGTAGATAATTTGTGCAATCAGTACAAAGAATACAAAGTGTGCACCATAGGTATAGACCCGAATTGCAG gaaatctCGGGCACCGAATATTGAACGAATGTACGAAGGAATGTGTGAGGAGAGTTTCCGTAGTGTTGTACGCGAAGAAGTCCAATGTTTATCGAATTTAGAGAG AGATCAAAAGCTTAGAGAATGTTTTGTGAATCGAACAAATACGCTTCGAGATGAAGATCCAg ctgTTCCACCAAAAGCTGATGTATCGTACTCTTCTTACGAATGTCTCATCACACAAACGTACGTGGATTGTCTGCTGGAACGAAAGGATAAGTCATGCAAGGAAGCCATAAAG CTCGAAATGGCAATGCTATCAATGTTATCCTCCCGGAATGATAGCCAGTGTGTACTTCATACAACTTCAACGAAAAAACGTCCAGTACAAACAG AGGTCCCACTAGAGGAATGTGACAAACGTGGAAACTGTAAATGTCGTTTGAATGGTTACGTTTACGATTCGGACACGAAAAAATGTATTG ATATCAACGAATGTGACACCTTGGAACCAGGCTGCTCTCAGAAATGCGTCAACCATCCGGGAACCTACGAATGTATTTGTGATCCAAGTTTCTTTCGACTTGACACGGATAACAAGACCTGTATACGTAATGACAAAG ATCCAATGTGGCTCTTCTTCGCTCATGGACAATCGATCTGGAACATTTCACTGAGTGGAGGATCGTTCGAATTACAAAAAGCAGGACTGCAAAAGACCGCTGTACTTGATATTGACGTGGTT GAACGCCGAATTTATTACGCGGATGTGGGAGCAAACTCCATAGAACGACTGAATTTAGATGGAACATTCCCGCATGTGCTGCAAAAATACGAAGTCGACGGTCTCGAAGGGATTGCGGTCGATTGGATTGGAAGAAATCTCTACAGTTTACGAAG gACTGATATCCTGGTGCAAACATTAGAAGGACACCACCGACGAGCACTTTATAAGGGAGTGATGCGTCTACCGCGTGCTATTGCTGTACATCCGGCAAAAGG GATGATGTTCGTTTCCGACTGGTCCTCGTACGCCTTCATCGCTGCCGCATCAATGGATGGCTCATCATTTATGAAAATTATCACCGATCGAATCACTTGGCCAAATGCTATCGCTGTAGACGTTTACAGTGATAAAGTCTATTGGGCTGATGCGTATAATGATGTCATTGA AGTGGCAAATCTTGACGGATCAGGTCGTCGTGCGATCATTTCGGATTCGGGGACAGTTCCACACGTTTTCGCGCTAGCCGTAGCCGACGATTTGCTTTATTGGAGTGATTGGACCTATAG GGGTCTCCTGCGTGCGAACAAATTAAATGGTGAAAATGTGACGGTGGTCGCCCAAACCGCTTTGCTACCGTATGGCCTGAAGGTGTTTCATACATCTCTACAACCCCGAT tcCCTACACTTTGTGACACATTGGGTTGTGAACAATTGTGTCTTCTTGGACCTGAACGGACCGCTAAATGCTCCTGTGGTGACGGATACGAATTGCATGGCAACGGGAAGAATTGCACCAGCAATTGTGACGAAAAGCACTTTGAATGTGGTGGAACTGAAGCGAA aTGTATCTCGAAGTTCTACACCTGTGATGGGGTCCCACATTGCAGCAACCAAGCGGACGAGATGAATTGCC CTCCGCGCATTTGTCTACCAGGACAATTCCAATGTCACGATAACAAGAAATGTGTGGCACCTGGTGGTTTATGCGATGGAGTCGAGGATTGTTGGGATGCGTCCGACGAGAAGTTCTGTCCATCGGGTTTTCGTTCGAATTCTTCTCATCTGAATTTAAATGCTTTAGTTGAGAAataa
- a CDS encoding hypothetical protein (NECATOR_CHRI.G396.T3) translates to MLLLTFLLLVLFTGPTPTLAAECDLIEEAISLQCLSPLVEYATIDRYVLHPPLSDVDNLCNQYKEYKVCTIGIDPNCRKSRAPNIERMYEGMCEESFRSVVREEVQCLSNLERDQKLRECFVNRTNTLRDEDPAVPPKADVSYSSYECLITQTYVDCLLERKDKSCKEAIKLEMAMLSMLSSRNDSQCVLHTTSTKKRPVQTEVPLEECDKRGNCKCRLNGYVYDSDTKKCIDINECDTLEPGCSQKCVNHPGTYECICDPSFFRLDTDNKTCIRNDKDPMWLFFAHGQSIWNISLSGGSFELQKAGLQKTAVLDIDVVERRIYYADVGANSIERLNLDGTFPHVLQKYEVDGLEGIAVDWIGRNLYSLRRTDILVQTLEGHHRRALYKGVMRLPRAIAVHPAKGMMFVSDWSSYAFIAAASMDGSSFMKIITDRITWPNAIAVDVYSDKVYWADAYNDVIEVANLDGSGRRAIISDSGTVPHVFALAVADDLLYWSDWTYRGLLRANKLNGENVTVVAQTALLPYGLKVFHTSLQPRFPTLCDTLGCEQLCLLGPERTAKCSCGDGYELHGNGKNCTSNCDEKHFECGGTEAKCISKFYTCDGVPHCSNQADEMNCPPRICLPGQFQCHDNKKCVAPGGLCDGVEDCWDASDEKFCPSEESIMLPEQVNPWYAGLLVVGGVVGYLKAGSVPSLIAGAGSGAIVAAFTFMDLPYKTLAVAGVSGVLSYIMGMRFANSHKIMPAGLIAFASVGALLVQLNHMRKTGSLH, encoded by the exons ATGCTGTTGCTTACGTTTCTGCTGCTCGTCTTATTTACAG GTCCCACGCCTACATTGGCTGCCGAATGTGATCTCATCGAAGAAGCGATTTCTCTGCAATGTCTTTCCCCATTGGTGGAGTATGCGACTATTGATCGATACGTTCTGCATCCTCCTCTGAGTGACGTAGATAATTTGTGCAATCAGTACAAAGAATACAAAGTGTGCACCATAGGTATAGACCCGAATTGCAG gaaatctCGGGCACCGAATATTGAACGAATGTACGAAGGAATGTGTGAGGAGAGTTTCCGTAGTGTTGTACGCGAAGAAGTCCAATGTTTATCGAATTTAGAGAG AGATCAAAAGCTTAGAGAATGTTTTGTGAATCGAACAAATACGCTTCGAGATGAAGATCCAg ctgTTCCACCAAAAGCTGATGTATCGTACTCTTCTTACGAATGTCTCATCACACAAACGTACGTGGATTGTCTGCTGGAACGAAAGGATAAGTCATGCAAGGAAGCCATAAAG CTCGAAATGGCAATGCTATCAATGTTATCCTCCCGGAATGATAGCCAGTGTGTACTTCATACAACTTCAACGAAAAAACGTCCAGTACAAACAG AGGTCCCACTAGAGGAATGTGACAAACGTGGAAACTGTAAATGTCGTTTGAATGGTTACGTTTACGATTCGGACACGAAAAAATGTATTG ATATCAACGAATGTGACACCTTGGAACCAGGCTGCTCTCAGAAATGCGTCAACCATCCGGGAACCTACGAATGTATTTGTGATCCAAGTTTCTTTCGACTTGACACGGATAACAAGACCTGTATACGTAATGACAAAG ATCCAATGTGGCTCTTCTTCGCTCATGGACAATCGATCTGGAACATTTCACTGAGTGGAGGATCGTTCGAATTACAAAAAGCAGGACTGCAAAAGACCGCTGTACTTGATATTGACGTGGTT GAACGCCGAATTTATTACGCGGATGTGGGAGCAAACTCCATAGAACGACTGAATTTAGATGGAACATTCCCGCATGTGCTGCAAAAATACGAAGTCGACGGTCTCGAAGGGATTGCGGTCGATTGGATTGGAAGAAATCTCTACAGTTTACGAAG gACTGATATCCTGGTGCAAACATTAGAAGGACACCACCGACGAGCACTTTATAAGGGAGTGATGCGTCTACCGCGTGCTATTGCTGTACATCCGGCAAAAGG GATGATGTTCGTTTCCGACTGGTCCTCGTACGCCTTCATCGCTGCCGCATCAATGGATGGCTCATCATTTATGAAAATTATCACCGATCGAATCACTTGGCCAAATGCTATCGCTGTAGACGTTTACAGTGATAAAGTCTATTGGGCTGATGCGTATAATGATGTCATTGA AGTGGCAAATCTTGACGGATCAGGTCGTCGTGCGATCATTTCGGATTCGGGGACAGTTCCACACGTTTTCGCGCTAGCCGTAGCCGACGATTTGCTTTATTGGAGTGATTGGACCTATAG GGGTCTCCTGCGTGCGAACAAATTAAATGGTGAAAATGTGACGGTGGTCGCCCAAACCGCTTTGCTACCGTATGGCCTGAAGGTGTTTCATACATCTCTACAACCCCGAT tcCCTACACTTTGTGACACATTGGGTTGTGAACAATTGTGTCTTCTTGGACCTGAACGGACCGCTAAATGCTCCTGTGGTGACGGATACGAATTGCATGGCAACGGGAAGAATTGCACCAGCAATTGTGACGAAAAGCACTTTGAATGTGGTGGAACTGAAGCGAA aTGTATCTCGAAGTTCTACACCTGTGATGGGGTCCCACATTGCAGCAACCAAGCGGACGAGATGAATTGCC CTCCGCGCATTTGTCTACCAGGACAATTCCAATGTCACGATAACAAGAAATGTGTGGCACCTGGTGGTTTATGCGATGGAGTCGAGGATTGTTGGGATGCGTCCGACGAGAAGTTCTGTCCATCGG AAGAATCAATTATGCTGCCCGAACAAGTAAATCCGTGGTATGCCGGTCTGTTGGTTGTTGGAGGAGTTGTTGGTTATTTGAAAGCGG gctcgGTTCCCTCTTTGATCGCCGGTGCAGGAAGTGGCGCCATAGTGGCTGCTTTTACGTTTATGGACCTTCCATATAAAACTCTTGCTGTCGCAG GTGTCTCTGGAGTACTGTCATATATTATGGGAATGAGATTTGCGAACTCACACAAAATCATGCCGGCTGGACTAATCGCTTTTGCAAG cgttggTGCCCTGCTTGTTCAACTAAACCACATGCGTAAGACAGGAAGTCTTCACTAA
- a CDS encoding hypothetical protein (NECATOR_CHRI.G396.T2) has protein sequence MSLPRRFEVTLTLTQLHRASCRFDPTIESEKSRESTEESIMLPEQVNPWYAGLLVVGGVVGYLKAGSVPSLIAGAGSGAIVAAFTFMDLPYKTLAVAGVSGVLSYIMGMRFANSHKIMPAGLIAFASVGALLVQLNHMRKTGSLH, from the exons atgtctctaccgcgccgcttcgaggtTACGCttacgcttacgcaactgcaccgtgcttcatgtcgttttgacccgactatagaaaGCGAGAAATCACGTGAATCAACAG AAGAATCAATTATGCTGCCCGAACAAGTAAATCCGTGGTATGCCGGTCTGTTGGTTGTTGGAGGAGTTGTTGGTTATTTGAAAGCGG gctcgGTTCCCTCTTTGATCGCCGGTGCAGGAAGTGGCGCCATAGTGGCTGCTTTTACGTTTATGGACCTTCCATATAAAACTCTTGCTGTCGCAG GTGTCTCTGGAGTACTGTCATATATTATGGGAATGAGATTTGCGAACTCACACAAAATCATGCCGGCTGGACTAATCGCTTTTGCAAG cgttggTGCCCTGCTTGTTCAACTAAACCACATGCGTAAGACAGGAAGTCTTCACTAA